Proteins from a single region of Chryseobacterium sp. T16E-39:
- a CDS encoding GtrA family protein, which produces MRELLLRQKQILFFILAGGLSAIMEIGSFKIFSTYLPQILHSETNFHGIHYPLSNIFSTSCGIITNYFLSIWFVFERGKHSKRKEFAYFMVISFISTLLSLSFFQIFYSFIFKDNINLIFYTLSPEILSKIAAILLVSILNYSVKKKIIFNG; this is translated from the coding sequence ATGAGAGAATTACTACTACGTCAAAAACAGATATTGTTCTTCATATTAGCAGGAGGACTAAGCGCTATTATGGAAATAGGAAGCTTTAAAATTTTCAGTACCTATCTTCCTCAAATTTTGCATTCGGAAACCAATTTTCATGGAATACATTATCCATTGAGTAATATTTTCTCTACCAGCTGCGGAATCATTACCAATTATTTTTTAAGTATCTGGTTTGTTTTTGAAAGAGGAAAACATTCGAAGAGAAAAGAATTTGCCTACTTTATGGTGATCTCTTTTATTTCAACATTATTAAGCCTTAGTTTCTTTCAAATATTCTACAGTTTTATATTTAAAGATAATATCAATTTAATTTTTTATACCTTAAGCCCGGAAATACTCAGTAAGATCGCTGCGATCCTATTGGTTTCCATTCTTAATTATTCTGTCAAAAAGAAAATAATATTTAATGGTTAA
- a CDS encoding BadF/BadG/BcrA/BcrD ATPase family protein has protein sequence MVAIVDGGSTKCDWVILDDFKKVFMKTETIGFNPNNIAAELIVPEIEKNINLSAVRNSITKVFFYGSGCGIPENCATIERELSKFFTKADVLAKEDLMAAAYAAYTGKPAIVCILGTGSNSCYFDGKNLKIKLPSLGFLIGDEGSGSAIGKQLVRRFFMQKLPKDLHEEFEDTYHLTIEDALKNMYHTSRPNAYLANFNKFVVERKDHPYFQKMVFEEMKNFFEYQVLPYEESQEAEINFIGSIAYYYEETLRSAAAELNLNVGKIVQKPIESLVNYHIKYIL, from the coding sequence ATGGTTGCTATTGTTGATGGTGGTTCTACCAAATGTGATTGGGTAATTTTAGATGACTTTAAAAAAGTCTTTATGAAGACAGAAACTATTGGTTTTAACCCCAATAATATTGCTGCAGAACTCATCGTACCTGAAATTGAAAAGAACATCAACCTTAGCGCTGTCAGGAACTCTATAACTAAAGTTTTTTTCTACGGATCAGGTTGTGGAATACCTGAAAACTGTGCGACCATCGAAAGAGAGCTAAGTAAATTTTTTACTAAGGCAGATGTTTTAGCAAAAGAAGATCTAATGGCTGCTGCATATGCTGCATATACTGGTAAGCCTGCTATTGTTTGTATCTTGGGTACAGGATCTAATTCATGCTATTTTGATGGGAAGAACCTAAAAATAAAACTTCCTTCTCTTGGGTTCCTTATCGGAGACGAGGGGAGTGGAAGTGCAATTGGTAAGCAATTGGTACGCCGCTTTTTCATGCAGAAACTCCCGAAGGATCTTCATGAAGAATTTGAAGATACTTATCATTTAACTATTGAGGATGCCCTTAAAAATATGTATCATACCTCAAGGCCGAATGCCTATTTGGCGAATTTCAATAAATTTGTTGTAGAAAGGAAGGATCATCCTTATTTTCAAAAAATGGTTTTCGAAGAAATGAAAAATTTCTTTGAATATCAGGTTCTTCCCTATGAAGAATCGCAGGAAGCCGAAATTAATTTTATCGGCTCTATTGCATATTACTATGAAGAAACTCTTCGATCTGCAGCTGCAGAACTTAATTTAAATGTTGGTAAGATTGTACAAAAACCTATTGAAAGTTTAGTAAATTACCATATTAAATATATACTTTAA